A genomic segment from Nicotiana tabacum cultivar K326 chromosome 7, ASM71507v2, whole genome shotgun sequence encodes:
- the LOC107780803 gene encoding uncharacterized protein LOC107780803: MERKQGFFSALKEEVVRGLSPGRSRAKSPARSGSPITSLLRRKKNTNNSSSSSHYVANSEALISRSGSLRPLGETLTPLMEGPDPDGGEVGDSKRVGSGLGHWMKGQLSRTPSVASSAYAKRSDLRLLLGVMGAPLAPVHVSTSDPLPHLSIKDTPIETSSAQYILQQYTAASGGQKLQNSIKNAYAMGKLKMLASEFETPTKVVKNRNSARAAESGGFVLWQMNPDMWYVELAVGGSKVHAGCNGKLVWRHTPWLGAHTAKGPVRPLRRALQGLDPRSTASMFANARCIGEKKINGEDCFILKLCADPHTLKARSEGPAEIIRHVLFGYFSQKTGLLVHMEDSHLTRIQSNGGDAVYWETTINSFLDDYRPVEGIMIAHSGRSVVTLFRFGEMAMSHTKTRMEEAWTIEEVAFNVPGLSMDCFIPPADLRSGSISEACELPQDERGKSAISLAHHRAKVAALEKTHDGSMDNMVWKVEI; encoded by the exons ATGGAGAGAAAACAAGGGTTCTTCTCGGCGTTAAAGGAAGAAGTGGTGCGTGGATTATCTCCGGGACGGTCAAGAGCGAAGAGTCCGGCAAGAAGCGGGTCGCCCATTACGAGTTTACTACGGAGGAAGAAGAATACTAATAATAGCAGTAGTAGTAGTCATTACGTGGCGAATTCTGAGGCGTTGATCTCGAGATCAGGGAGTTTGAGGCCGTTAGGGGAGACGTTAACGCCGCTAATGGAAGGTCCGGATCCGGACGGCGGAGAAGTCGGGGATTCGAAGCGGGTCGGGTCGGGTTTAGGACATTGGATGAAAGGGCAGCTTTCTAGGACTCCCTCGGTAGCGTCGAGTGCGTACGCTAAGAGGTCTGATCTGAGACTGTTGCTTGGTGTTATGGGTGCTCCTCTCGCCCCGGTGCACGTTAGCACCAGTGACCCCTTGCCTCATCTTAGCATCAAAGATACACCCATT GAAACTTCATCAGCGCAGTACATATTGCAGCAATATACTGCTGCATCAGGAGGGCAAAAGCTGCAGAATTCTATCAAGAATGCGTATGCCATGGGAAAACTGAAGATGTTAGCTTCTGAATTTGAAACCCCAACAAAGGTGGTTAAGAATAGGAATTCTGCTAGAGCTGCTGAGTCTGGTGGATTTGTTCTCTGGCAAATGAATCCTGACATGTGGTATGTGGAGCTTGCTGTTGGTGGAAGCAAGGTTCATGCCGGCTGCAATGGCAAGCTTGTGTGGAGACATACACCTTGGCTTGGTGCACATACTGCAAAAGGACCTGTTCGGCCACTGCGACGAGCCCTTCAG GGTCTTGATCCAAGATCTACTGCCAGTATGTTTGCCAATGCAAGATGCATTGGTGAGAAGAAGATCAATGGGGAGGACTGCTTCATTCTGAAGCTCTGTGCTGATCCTCACACGTTGAAGGCCAGAAGTGAAGGACCAGCGGAAATTATAAGGCACGTCTTATTTGGCTACTTCAGCCAGAAGACTGGCCTTCTTGTTCACATGGAGGATTCGCATCTCACCAGGATCCAATCTAACGGAGGAGATGCAGTTTACTGGGAAACAACTATCAACTCATTCTTAGATGATTACCGCCCTGTAGAAGGAATCATGATTGCCCATTCTGGGCGATCTGTAGTCACACTTTTCCGTTTTGGGGAGATGGCTATGAGTCATACCAAAACTAGGATGGAAGAAGCTTGGACAATAGAAGAGGTTGCATTTAACGTCCCAGGATTATCGATGGACTGCTTTATCCCACCAGCTGATCTGAGATCAGGGTCTATAAGCGAAGCCTGTGAGCTCCCTCAAGATGAAAGGGGAAAAAGTGCAATTTCACTTGCCCATCACCGTGCTAAGGTTGCAGCGCTGGAGAAAACTCATGATGGCAGCATGGATAACATGGTGTGGAAGGTGGAAATCTAA